From Hypanus sabinus isolate sHypSab1 chromosome 23, sHypSab1.hap1, whole genome shotgun sequence, a single genomic window includes:
- the LOC132380329 gene encoding ferritin heavy chain, oocyte isoform-like → MASQVCQNFHKECEDAVNRQINMELYSSYVYLSMSFYFDRDDISLQHFKFFRNQSLGEQQHAKKWMEFQNLRGGRIVLEDIQKPEQDEWSNGLEAMQTALQMEEDVNLGLLDLHELSSQHGDPHLCDFLEKNYLEEQVKMIKKLGDYITNLRRLGAPKNGLGVYLFERLPLEEKE, encoded by the coding sequence ATGGCTTCCCAAGTCTGCCAGAACTTCCACAAGGAATGTGAAGATGCAGTCAACAGACAGATTAACATGGAGCTCTATTCCTCCTATGTTTATCTCTCCATGTCCTTTTACTTTGACCGGGATGACATTAGCCTACAACACTTCAAGTTCTTCAGGAATCAGTCCCTTGGGGAACAGCAGCATGCCAAGAAATGGATGGAATTCCAGAACCTGCGAGGAGGCCGGATCGTGCTGGAGGACATCCAGAAGCCAGAGCAGGATGAGTGGAGCAACGGTCTAGAGGCGATGCAGACAGCTCTGCAGATGGAGGAGGACGTGAACCTGGGTCTCCTGGATCTGCATGAGCTTTCCAGTCAGCATGGTGACCCTCATCTGTGTGACTTCCTGGAGAAGAACTACCTGGAAGAGCAAGTGAAGATGATCAAGAAGCTTGGAGATTACATCACCAACCTGAGGAGACTAGGAGCCCCCAAGAATGGCCTGGGAGTGTACCTATTTGAAAGACTGCCCCTGGAGGAGAAGGAATAG